The genomic DNA CCTCCGGTGTCGACGGCCGGCGGATGATCTCCGTCAGTTCGGCCCGCCGTGTGGCGTACCGCGCGACGGTCTCCTGGCGCCTGTCGTTCTTCGCGATTTTGCTCTTCTTCGCCATCAGACCTTCACCCCGCGGGCCCGGATCCGGGCGACGGCCGCTTCGACGCCGAGGGTGTCGACGGTCTTGATGCCCTTCGCGCTCAGTCGCAGCCGCACATGGCGGCCCTCGCTCGCCAGCCAGTAGCGCTTGCTCTGGATGTTGGGGTCGAAGCGGCGCGAGGTGCGCCGGTGGGAGTGGGAGATCCGGTTGCCGAAGCCCGGCCGGGCGCCGGTCAGCATGCAGTGGGCGGACAGGGTGACGCACCTCTCTCGGTTCGCTGGAGCGACTTGTGGAAATGGAAGTCGTTTTCAGTAAGATACCAGCATGGCACGCAACGAACTCCGTCCCGTCATCAAACTCAGGTCCACGGCCGGAACCGGTTTCACCTACGTCACCCGCAAGAACCGCCGCAACGACCCGGACCGCATGACCCTGCGCAAGTACGACCCGATCGCCCGCCGGCACGTCGACTTCCGAGAGGAGCGCTGAGCGTCATGCGCGAAGGAATCCACCCGGCGTACGCGCCCGTCGTCTTCCGGGACCGCGCCGCGAACCACGCCTTCCTCACCCGCTCGACCATGACGAGCGAGAAGACGGTCGAGTGGACGGACGGCCACACGTACCCCGTGGTCGACGTCGAGATCTCGAACGTCAGCCACCCCTT from Streptomyces avermitilis MA-4680 = NBRC 14893 includes the following:
- a CDS encoding type B 50S ribosomal protein L31; translated protein: MREGIHPAYAPVVFRDRAANHAFLTRSTMTSEKTVEWTDGHTYPVVDVEISNVSHPFYTGTARVLDTAGRVERFERRYGKGS
- the rpmG gene encoding 50S ribosomal protein L33, with protein sequence MARNELRPVIKLRSTAGTGFTYVTRKNRRNDPDRMTLRKYDPIARRHVDFREER
- the rpmB gene encoding 50S ribosomal protein L28; this encodes MSAHCMLTGARPGFGNRISHSHRRTSRRFDPNIQSKRYWLASEGRHVRLRLSAKGIKTVDTLGVEAAVARIRARGVKV